A single genomic interval of Flavobacteriales bacterium harbors:
- a CDS encoding T9SS type A sorting domain-containing protein, whose protein sequence is MFLLLTVPQADGQHEGFMANHGQVRDQDLEPVPQVQYMLARPGLNVRLQRDGITYDTYTVEDRTTTDPEPLDESSGRTFRFHRIDLRFVNSDPHVVLEPGGVSEEYLNFYSEAIGEGGATDVRHCSTVTYTAPWPGVDVRCMLEDDRFKYEVIVHPGGRLSDVRFKVDGAGLSLDTDGALVFAWEEGRMREVLPVSWTEENGRKTRADVRYRVHEDGSFGFVRADDRPGTLVIDPVPVVSWSTFYGGSQSDNVAGVANDPSGNVYATGETYSPNNIATTGAFDQFFSGFPGAMLVKFNANGIRQWATYFGNDGGKPCRAVTCSANSTSVAIAGYTKNSGLGTAGTFQPALGGTVDGFIARFSSSGALQWCTYYGGPAYDLIHDISLNGSGVSTVVGSTDNASGMATTGDITFGGGTDAFVARFDDAGGRIWSTYIGGTQSDEALGVNVRTFLGSTSIIVSGTTSSPAGVATTGAWDTALGGSSDAFLARLSVSGQMQWCTYFGGPGAETGTSAAFLALDRIALVGRTTSTTGLGTSGVAQSTPGYIGGSVGDGYLASFSISGTRQWATYVGSYYTAVDDLVNDVVGTSDGTAIITGGAGGSLGTSGSWDPTWNGSQDAFVGAYSSSGAKLWLGYIGGDQTDQGAAVSLRTSGSDVSIIVGGSTFSETNVATNPSHQSSIGGSQDGFVTRLNWNTASGMVTMEDPATAGSGARFVVDLNTVHVEDLPQGASGTSTVQVFDMQGRHLGTARGANGVSFNGLGAGVYLFVVDDGAHRSTARVVVP, encoded by the coding sequence ATGTTCCTCCTTCTCACCGTCCCACAGGCCGACGGGCAGCATGAGGGGTTCATGGCCAACCATGGCCAAGTGCGCGATCAGGACCTGGAACCTGTGCCCCAGGTGCAGTACATGCTCGCGCGGCCCGGCCTCAACGTGCGGCTTCAGCGTGATGGGATCACCTATGATACCTACACGGTGGAGGATCGAACGACCACGGATCCAGAGCCGTTGGATGAGAGCTCCGGACGGACCTTCCGCTTTCATCGCATCGACCTGCGCTTCGTGAACAGTGATCCTCATGTCGTCCTGGAGCCCGGTGGCGTGAGCGAGGAGTATTTGAACTTCTACTCGGAAGCCATCGGTGAGGGAGGCGCGACCGATGTCCGCCACTGCTCCACGGTGACCTACACCGCTCCCTGGCCGGGTGTCGATGTGCGCTGCATGCTGGAGGATGATCGGTTCAAGTACGAGGTCATCGTGCATCCCGGAGGCCGGTTGAGCGATGTGCGCTTCAAGGTTGACGGTGCGGGACTGTCCCTGGACACCGACGGTGCGCTGGTGTTCGCGTGGGAGGAAGGACGGATGCGGGAGGTGCTGCCGGTGAGCTGGACCGAGGAGAACGGCCGGAAGACCCGCGCGGATGTGCGATACCGGGTCCATGAGGATGGCTCGTTCGGATTCGTTCGTGCGGATGATCGGCCAGGGACATTGGTGATCGATCCCGTACCCGTGGTGAGCTGGAGCACCTTCTACGGCGGAAGCCAATCGGACAATGTCGCTGGTGTGGCGAACGACCCATCGGGCAACGTCTACGCTACGGGCGAGACTTATTCGCCCAACAACATCGCCACCACCGGTGCGTTCGACCAGTTCTTTTCGGGTTTCCCCGGAGCGATGCTCGTGAAGTTCAATGCGAACGGCATCCGCCAGTGGGCCACCTATTTCGGCAATGATGGCGGGAAGCCCTGTCGTGCGGTCACCTGCTCGGCGAACTCCACCAGCGTGGCGATCGCCGGGTACACGAAGAACTCGGGCCTGGGCACCGCAGGCACCTTTCAACCCGCCCTCGGCGGAACGGTGGACGGGTTCATCGCCCGCTTCAGCAGCTCCGGTGCGTTGCAATGGTGCACCTACTATGGTGGCCCCGCGTACGATCTGATCCATGACATCTCCTTGAACGGAAGCGGCGTGAGCACCGTGGTCGGAAGCACCGATAACGCCAGCGGGATGGCCACCACGGGCGACATCACCTTCGGCGGCGGAACGGATGCCTTCGTGGCCCGCTTCGACGATGCCGGCGGGCGGATATGGAGCACGTACATCGGCGGCACCCAGAGCGATGAGGCCTTGGGAGTGAATGTGCGTACGTTCCTGGGAAGCACGTCGATCATCGTTTCGGGCACGACATCGTCACCTGCGGGGGTGGCCACCACCGGTGCGTGGGACACCGCCTTGGGAGGCTCGTCCGATGCCTTCCTGGCGCGATTGAGCGTCTCCGGCCAGATGCAGTGGTGCACCTATTTCGGCGGTCCGGGCGCAGAGACCGGGACCAGTGCGGCGTTCCTCGCCTTGGACCGCATCGCGCTTGTGGGGCGCACCACATCCACCACCGGGCTGGGAACGTCCGGCGTGGCTCAATCCACTCCGGGATACATCGGCGGCAGCGTGGGCGATGGCTATCTGGCCTCCTTCTCGATCAGCGGCACACGCCAATGGGCCACCTACGTCGGCAGTTACTATACCGCGGTCGACGACCTTGTCAATGATGTGGTGGGCACCAGCGATGGCACCGCGATCATCACCGGCGGTGCAGGTGGATCGCTGGGCACGTCCGGTTCGTGGGACCCTACGTGGAACGGTTCGCAGGATGCCTTCGTGGGCGCCTATTCCAGCAGCGGGGCGAAGCTCTGGTTGGGGTACATCGGCGGCGACCAGACCGACCAGGGCGCGGCGGTGAGCCTGCGTACCAGTGGTTCGGACGTCAGCATCATCGTGGGAGGGTCCACGTTCTCAGAGACCAACGTGGCCACCAATCCTTCGCATCAGTCATCGATCGGCGGATCACAGGATGGGTTCGTGACCAGGCTCAACTGGAACACGGCCAGCGGAATGGTGACCATGGAGGATCCGGCCACGGCCGGATCCGGGGCGCGCTTCGTTGTGGATCTAAACACGGTCCACGTGGAGGACCTGCCGCAAGGGGCATCCGGAACATCGACGGTGCAGGTGTTCGACATGCAGGGGCGGCACCTTGGGACCGCACGAGGCGCGAACGGCGTATCGTTCAACGGCCTTGGGGCGGGTGTCTATCTGTTCGTGGTCGATGATGGTGCGCACCGGTCCACGGCGCGCGTCGTCGTTCCATGA
- a CDS encoding CusA/CzcA family heavy metal efflux RND transporter: protein MLDRIIAFSIRQKLIVGLLVLGLIGYGAYNVTQLPIDAVPDITNNQVQVITVSPALGAGDIERLITFPIEQATRNVPGIIEQRSFSRFGLSLVTIVFDDATDVYWARQQVTERLTQLAIPEGLGRPELGPVSSGLGEIFQYVVRPKPGYEGRYDATELRTIQDWIVRRQLIGTEGVADVSSFGGKLKQVEIAVDPERLGAMGITIADVFDAVARNNANTGGAYIETGPSMLFIRTEGLLEDMEAIRTIQVKVLPDHTPVLLHDVAEVRLGTATRYGAMVYNNEGEAAGAVVMMLKGANSSEVIKKVKERIAQIEKTLPEGVMIEPFLDRTKMVNNAIHTVETNLMEGALIVVLILVFFLANLRAGLVVASVIPLAMLFAIILMNLFGVSGNLMSLGALDFGLIVDGAVIIVEAVLHRLHGHGHGLGTGRLDQQRMDEVVRGSASRMMNSAMFGQVIILIVYLPILSLSGIEGKMFKPMAQTVAFAVLGAAILSLTYVPMMSALFLSKKLDPPATWTDRMMERLGHAYRTWLNKAIGKPLRLVVAAVVLLVVAGGIMASMGGEFIPELEEGDFAIDTRLLTGSSLTNTVETCQKAAGMLKAQYPEVEKVVAKIGSGEIPTDPMPIEAADMMVILKPKKDWTSAKTFDELAEKMGSTLSVLPGVTFGFQYPVQMRFNELMTGARQDVVCKIYGEDLDTLAAYAHKLGELVSSVEGAKDLYVESVGGLPQIIVTHDRAALARFGLDVEAVNDVVRTAFAGSVAGQVFEGERRFDLVVRARSQSRSDLSDVQRLLVPTPMGKPVPLSLLAHVRIEDGPNQVQREDAKRRITVGFNVRGRDVQSIVEELQGKVDARLKLPVGYYTTYGGAFENLVEAKQRLSVVVPLALLLILLLLYFAFGSLKLSLLVFSAVPLSAIGGVFALAGRGMPFSISAGVGFIALFGVAVLNGIVLISEFEHLRKEGMTDIRERIRTGTANRLRPVLMTASVASLGFLPMALSNGAGAEVQRPLATVVIGGLITATFLTLFVLPSLYMLTFRERRNGTSKGKAAAAAMIILAWVGAPMSTHAQSTVQPITLEQAVDSAMRNNLYLKGAALRSEAEDELIGTAWDLPRTNVDFEYGQINTNVNDDRIGLSQSLAFPTVYTQRRKMLKHTAAGVRWEQALREREVRIQVRQAYHEVLVLSEQVRLLREADSIYTAATAGEEQRFDLGSSNTMMRATARTQAMLMRARSQQVNAELEQTRTRLAQLLNTKADLRPEAMPLKLVATMIPGDSAVLDHPLVRAANEQAAAADARWRMERSILLPDLTLGVASMTLNQSPSVPDGALIYGSGDRFTMVRAGIGVPLFFGAQSARNKSARIGVDRANSETEALTQEIRTQLQQARQRYTAQMARVETLEQGATEEAEHLRRSAEEAYCNGQIDRIEWSLLTGQSINLSMEYLNALQALGRASIELNAFNEF, encoded by the coding sequence ATGCTGGACCGCATCATCGCATTCTCCATCAGGCAGAAGCTCATCGTGGGACTTCTCGTCCTCGGCCTCATCGGCTATGGCGCCTACAACGTCACCCAGTTGCCGATCGACGCCGTGCCGGACATCACCAACAACCAGGTGCAGGTGATCACCGTGAGCCCCGCGCTGGGTGCCGGGGACATCGAACGCCTCATCACCTTCCCCATCGAGCAGGCCACGCGCAACGTGCCGGGCATCATCGAACAGCGCAGCTTCAGCCGCTTCGGCTTGTCGCTCGTCACCATCGTGTTCGACGACGCCACGGATGTGTACTGGGCCCGTCAGCAGGTCACCGAGCGCCTCACCCAGCTCGCCATCCCCGAGGGCTTGGGGAGACCGGAGCTCGGGCCGGTATCGAGCGGACTGGGCGAGATCTTCCAGTACGTGGTAAGGCCCAAGCCCGGCTACGAAGGCCGATACGACGCCACCGAACTGCGCACCATCCAGGACTGGATCGTGCGGCGTCAGCTCATCGGCACCGAAGGGGTCGCCGACGTGAGCAGTTTCGGCGGCAAGCTGAAGCAGGTCGAGATCGCCGTGGACCCTGAGCGGCTCGGTGCCATGGGCATCACCATCGCGGATGTGTTCGATGCCGTGGCCCGCAACAACGCCAACACCGGCGGGGCGTATATCGAGACCGGTCCATCCATGCTCTTCATCCGGACGGAAGGCCTGCTGGAGGATATGGAGGCCATCCGCACCATCCAGGTGAAGGTGCTGCCCGATCACACCCCGGTGCTGCTGCACGATGTGGCCGAAGTGCGCCTGGGCACAGCCACCCGCTACGGTGCGATGGTCTACAACAACGAAGGCGAAGCGGCCGGTGCGGTGGTGATGATGCTGAAGGGGGCCAACTCCAGCGAGGTCATCAAGAAGGTGAAGGAGCGGATCGCGCAGATCGAAAAGACACTGCCTGAAGGTGTGATGATCGAGCCCTTCCTGGACCGCACCAAGATGGTGAACAACGCCATCCACACGGTGGAGACGAACCTGATGGAAGGCGCGCTGATCGTGGTGTTGATCCTGGTCTTCTTCCTGGCCAACCTGCGGGCGGGCCTGGTGGTGGCCTCCGTGATCCCGCTGGCCATGCTCTTCGCCATCATCCTGATGAACCTGTTCGGTGTGAGCGGCAACCTGATGAGCCTGGGCGCACTGGACTTCGGGCTGATCGTGGACGGCGCGGTGATCATTGTCGAGGCCGTACTGCACCGGCTCCATGGCCACGGGCATGGCTTGGGAACGGGCAGGCTCGATCAGCAGCGGATGGATGAGGTGGTGCGCGGTTCGGCAAGCCGCATGATGAACTCGGCGATGTTCGGGCAGGTGATCATCCTCATCGTGTACCTGCCCATCCTCTCCTTGTCGGGCATCGAAGGCAAGATGTTCAAGCCCATGGCGCAGACCGTGGCCTTCGCCGTGCTGGGCGCTGCGATCCTCTCGCTGACCTACGTGCCGATGATGAGCGCGCTCTTCCTCAGCAAGAAGCTGGACCCGCCCGCCACGTGGACCGACCGCATGATGGAGCGCCTCGGGCACGCCTACCGAACCTGGCTCAACAAGGCGATCGGGAAGCCCTTGCGGCTGGTGGTGGCTGCCGTGGTGCTGCTGGTGGTGGCCGGGGGCATCATGGCCTCCATGGGGGGTGAGTTCATCCCCGAGCTGGAGGAGGGCGACTTCGCGATCGACACGCGCCTGCTCACCGGCAGCTCGCTTACCAACACCGTGGAGACCTGCCAGAAGGCGGCGGGCATGCTGAAGGCACAGTATCCCGAAGTGGAGAAGGTGGTGGCCAAGATCGGCAGCGGCGAGATCCCCACCGATCCCATGCCCATCGAAGCGGCGGACATGATGGTGATCCTGAAACCCAAGAAGGACTGGACCAGCGCGAAGACCTTCGATGAACTGGCCGAGAAGATGGGAAGCACCCTGAGCGTGTTGCCCGGTGTCACCTTCGGATTCCAATACCCTGTGCAGATGCGCTTCAATGAACTGATGACCGGCGCACGCCAGGACGTGGTGTGCAAGATCTACGGCGAGGACCTTGATACGCTCGCGGCGTATGCCCACAAGCTGGGTGAACTGGTGAGCAGCGTGGAGGGCGCCAAGGACCTCTACGTGGAAAGCGTGGGCGGGCTGCCGCAGATCATCGTGACCCACGACCGTGCCGCGCTGGCCCGTTTCGGGCTGGACGTGGAAGCGGTGAACGATGTGGTGCGTACGGCCTTCGCGGGAAGCGTGGCCGGACAAGTGTTCGAAGGCGAACGCCGCTTCGACCTGGTGGTGCGCGCCCGTTCGCAAAGCCGGTCGGACCTGAGCGATGTGCAACGCCTATTGGTGCCCACGCCCATGGGCAAGCCCGTGCCGCTCTCCCTGCTCGCCCATGTGCGGATCGAGGACGGTCCCAACCAGGTGCAACGCGAGGATGCCAAGCGCCGGATCACCGTCGGCTTCAACGTGCGCGGCCGCGATGTGCAATCGATCGTGGAAGAGCTGCAGGGCAAGGTGGATGCCCGGTTGAAGTTGCCCGTCGGCTATTACACCACCTACGGCGGAGCCTTCGAGAACCTGGTGGAGGCGAAGCAACGGCTGAGCGTGGTGGTACCGCTGGCGCTGCTGCTGATCCTGCTGCTGCTCTACTTCGCCTTCGGCAGCCTGAAGCTGAGCCTGCTGGTGTTCAGCGCCGTACCGCTATCCGCGATCGGTGGCGTGTTCGCCTTGGCCGGACGTGGCATGCCGTTCAGCATCTCAGCGGGCGTGGGCTTCATCGCACTCTTCGGGGTGGCGGTGCTCAACGGCATCGTGCTCATCAGCGAGTTCGAGCACCTGCGGAAGGAAGGCATGACCGACATCCGGGAGCGCATCCGCACCGGCACGGCCAATCGCCTGCGCCCCGTGCTCATGACCGCGAGCGTGGCCTCGCTCGGCTTCCTGCCCATGGCCCTGAGCAACGGCGCCGGTGCGGAGGTGCAACGCCCGCTGGCCACCGTGGTCATCGGGGGCCTCATCACCGCCACCTTCCTCACGCTCTTCGTGCTGCCTTCGCTCTACATGCTGACCTTCCGCGAACGAAGGAACGGCACCTCCAAGGGGAAGGCTGCGGCTGCGGCGATGATCATCCTCGCGTGGGTCGGTGCACCCATGTCCACCCACGCGCAATCGACCGTGCAGCCCATCACCTTGGAACAGGCGGTGGACAGCGCCATGCGCAACAACCTCTACCTGAAGGGCGCCGCGTTGCGCAGCGAGGCGGAGGACGAGTTGATCGGCACCGCCTGGGACCTGCCCCGCACCAACGTCGACTTCGAGTACGGTCAGATCAACACCAACGTGAACGACGACCGCATCGGCCTTTCGCAGAGCCTCGCCTTCCCCACGGTCTATACCCAGCGGCGGAAGATGCTGAAGCACACCGCCGCCGGTGTCCGCTGGGAACAGGCGCTCCGCGAGCGTGAGGTGCGCATCCAGGTGAGGCAGGCCTACCACGAGGTGCTCGTGCTCAGTGAACAGGTCAGGCTGCTGCGCGAGGCCGACAGCATCTACACGGCGGCCACCGCGGGCGAGGAACAGCGTTTCGACCTGGGTTCCAGCAATACCATGATGCGCGCCACGGCCCGCACCCAGGCCATGTTGATGCGTGCCCGGTCGCAGCAGGTGAACGCTGAACTGGAACAGACCCGGACGCGGCTGGCCCAACTGCTGAACACCAAGGCCGACCTGCGTCCCGAAGCCATGCCCCTGAAGCTTGTGGCCACGATGATCCCGGGTGACTCCGCCGTGCTGGACCATCCGCTGGTGCGTGCTGCGAACGAACAGGCCGCCGCCGCCGATGCGCGCTGGAGGATGGAGCGGTCCATCCTGCTCCCGGACCTGACCCTGGGCGTGGCCTCGATGACGCTCAACCAGTCGCCTTCGGTACCCGATGGCGCGTTGATCTACGGCAGCGGCGATCGCTTCACCATGGTGCGTGCGGGGATCGGCGTGCCGCTCTTCTTCGGTGCCCAGAGCGCCCGCAACAAGTCGGCGCGGATCGGCGTGGACCGGGCGAACAGCGAGACCGAGGCGCTCACGCAGGAGATCCGCACCCAGCTGCAGCAAGCCCGCCAACGCTACACGGCGCAGATGGCCCGCGTGGAGACCCTGGAACAGGGTGCAACGGAGGAGGCCGAACACCTGCGTCGGTCCGCCGAGGAGGCCTACTGCAACGGCCAGATCGACCGCATCGAATGGAGCCTGCTCACCGGCCAGTCCATCAACCTGTCCATGGAATACCTCAATGCCCTGCAGGCCCTCGGCCGCGCCAGCATCGAGCTCAACGCCTTCAACGAATTCTAA
- a CDS encoding efflux RND transporter periplasmic adaptor subunit, giving the protein MRQHISISPGRPITTPSGPIIGRPGGSIVQVPFIGTIAILMAFTSCTTTEPPADPTAAPASVTNVTLTPEQLKNAGIVTGKAERRSLGVLMPVQGVVDVPPQNLVSVSAPLGGYLRSTDLLPGMEVHKGRTLAILEDPRFIQLQQDYLVTEGRVKLLRQDFERQKALNATKTTSDKVFQEVTAELNTQQVTLRSLAEQLRLIGVDPSALTAESISRSVALRSPIHGWVSSVNVNIGRYVQPTDVLFELVDPKDIHLALTVFEKDLPNVRIGQEVHARPTAHPNDEYEAEVILVGRSLDADRSAVVHCHFTRTPKDLVPGMAMSATLESRTDTVWCVPEGAVVRSGDGQAVFIANTDGSFTMMPVTTGAQEYGYFELVDPSAVLRERPVVVKGAYSLLSALKNSGEEE; this is encoded by the coding sequence ATGCGTCAACACATTTCAATTTCGCCGGGTCGACCCATCACGACTCCGTCTGGACCGATCATCGGTCGACCCGGTGGGTCGATCGTACAGGTGCCCTTCATCGGCACCATCGCCATCCTGATGGCATTTACGTCCTGCACGACGACCGAACCACCTGCGGACCCCACCGCCGCACCTGCTTCGGTGACCAACGTCACCCTCACACCGGAACAGCTGAAGAACGCCGGCATCGTGACCGGCAAGGCCGAACGCCGCTCGCTGGGCGTGCTGATGCCCGTGCAGGGCGTGGTGGACGTTCCGCCCCAGAACCTCGTGAGCGTGAGCGCACCGCTCGGTGGCTACCTGCGCAGCACCGACCTGCTCCCCGGCATGGAGGTCCACAAAGGCCGGACGCTGGCCATCCTGGAGGACCCGCGTTTCATCCAACTGCAGCAGGACTACCTCGTGACAGAAGGCCGGGTGAAGCTGCTGCGGCAGGACTTCGAGCGACAGAAGGCGCTGAACGCCACCAAGACGACGAGCGACAAGGTGTTCCAAGAGGTGACCGCCGAACTGAACACACAACAGGTCACCCTGCGCTCGCTGGCGGAACAGCTGCGGCTGATCGGTGTGGACCCGTCAGCGCTCACTGCGGAGAGCATCTCGCGCAGCGTGGCCCTGCGTTCGCCCATTCATGGGTGGGTGAGCAGCGTGAACGTGAACATCGGCCGCTACGTGCAACCAACGGACGTGCTGTTCGAGCTGGTGGACCCCAAGGACATCCACCTCGCGCTGACCGTCTTCGAGAAGGATCTTCCCAACGTGCGGATCGGTCAGGAAGTGCATGCGCGCCCCACCGCCCACCCCAACGATGAGTACGAGGCCGAGGTGATCCTGGTGGGCCGCAGCCTCGATGCCGATCGCAGCGCGGTCGTCCACTGCCACTTCACAAGGACGCCGAAGGACCTGGTCCCCGGCATGGCCATGAGCGCCACGCTGGAGAGCCGGACCGATACCGTGTGGTGCGTGCCCGAGGGGGCCGTGGTGCGCAGCGGTGATGGGCAGGCCGTGTTCATCGCAAATACCGATGGCAGCTTTACCATGATGCCGGTGACGACCGGCGCCCAGGAGTACGGCTATTTCGAGCTGGTGGACCCTTCCGCCGTGCTCCGTGAACGGCCGGTGGTGGTGAAGGGCGCCTACAGCCTGCTCTCCGCTTTGAAGAACAGCGGGGAAGAGGAATAG
- a CDS encoding DUF2490 domain-containing protein gives MRRLLLLLSLGPFGLAASAQRVTSPNANLWFSHWGDHRLAARWSVHTEGHWRRAGLGEHAQQLLLRPAVNFHLHDQVLLTQGYSYYENYSYGTFPIRFANHEHHLYQQVQLTQPIGRVGLQHRFRMEERFIARMVPSPDDPNAAAFDRYVYQSRFRYRVWVTVPLNRPTAEPGTFTANLYDEVFLNFGDSERLDLIQQNRISLLLGYQVNRPVSVLLGYLYQTIQRPGAAGGADLIELNSTLHLAVVCNLDLRKVKRAPQASTYSSSPLFFKAESRL, from the coding sequence ATGCGGCGCCTCCTGCTCCTCCTTTCCCTCGGTCCGTTCGGCCTCGCGGCCTCGGCCCAGCGCGTCACCAGCCCGAATGCCAACCTCTGGTTCTCGCACTGGGGCGACCACCGGCTGGCCGCGCGGTGGAGCGTGCACACCGAGGGCCACTGGCGCCGGGCCGGGTTGGGCGAGCACGCGCAGCAACTGCTGCTGCGGCCTGCGGTCAACTTCCACCTCCACGACCAGGTGCTGCTCACCCAGGGCTACAGCTATTACGAGAACTACAGCTACGGCACCTTCCCTATCCGCTTCGCCAACCACGAGCACCACCTCTACCAGCAGGTGCAGCTCACCCAGCCCATCGGCCGCGTGGGCCTGCAGCACCGCTTCCGCATGGAAGAGCGCTTCATCGCCCGCATGGTGCCGTCGCCGGATGACCCGAACGCGGCCGCGTTCGACCGGTATGTGTACCAGAGCCGCTTCCGCTACCGCGTATGGGTGACCGTGCCGCTGAACCGCCCCACCGCAGAGCCCGGCACCTTCACCGCCAACCTGTACGATGAGGTGTTCCTGAACTTCGGCGACAGCGAGCGGCTGGACCTGATCCAGCAGAACCGCATCTCGCTGCTGCTCGGCTACCAGGTGAACAGGCCGGTGAGCGTGCTGCTGGGCTACCTGTACCAGACCATCCAACGGCCGGGCGCGGCCGGCGGTGCGGACCTCATCGAGCTGAACAGCACGCTGCACCTGGCCGTGGTGTGCAACCTGGACCTGCGGAAGGTGAAGCGCGCCCCGCAGGCATCCACCTATTCCTCTTCCCCGCTGTTCTTCAAAGCGGAGAGCAGGCTGTAG
- a CDS encoding 6-carboxytetrahydropterin synthase — MSIHHVVRVTKRFTFEMAHALRCHDGQCANIHGHSYVLDITIAGTPAHTPGHPKDGMVIDFADLKRLVKPIVDRYDHALFLHESEREAVRTDAPLFGRVIFTPVQPTCENILLAIVEELAPQMPSGVVLAAARLQETATSWAEWEAR; from the coding sequence ATGAGCATCCACCATGTCGTGCGCGTCACCAAGCGCTTCACCTTCGAGATGGCCCATGCGCTGCGCTGCCACGATGGCCAGTGCGCGAACATCCACGGCCATAGCTATGTGCTCGACATCACCATCGCCGGCACCCCCGCCCACACTCCCGGCCACCCCAAGGACGGCATGGTGATCGATTTCGCCGACCTGAAGCGCCTGGTGAAGCCCATCGTGGACCGCTACGACCACGCGCTCTTTCTGCATGAGAGCGAGCGCGAGGCGGTGCGCACCGATGCCCCGCTGTTCGGCCGGGTGATCTTCACACCGGTCCAGCCCACCTGCGAGAACATCCTCCTGGCCATCGTGGAGGAGCTGGCACCGCAGATGCCGTCCGGGGTGGTGTTGGCGGCGGCCCGCCTGCAGGAGACGGCCACCAGCTGGGCGGAGTGGGAGGCGCGCTGA
- a CDS encoding fibronectin type III domain-containing protein: MKLIKAGTTGLNAEALIAKAEYVEGMLSGNAHFPTPNPSIATVTAAREALVAAVAQAESRAIADIAVRNALTNVLREHLVNLARYVNNVAGGDVEKALSSGFELAKRPEPSTKLEAPMGLEVRLSDFEGCLNLNWKPVEDARMYQVYICDTDPSDPQAWSVVAVSSRTRTRITDLTPGKFYSFRVTALGRVGEGPASEVSGRRAA; encoded by the coding sequence ATGAAACTGATCAAGGCAGGTACCACGGGATTGAACGCGGAGGCGCTGATCGCCAAGGCGGAATATGTGGAGGGCATGCTCTCGGGCAACGCCCACTTCCCCACCCCGAACCCCTCGATCGCCACGGTGACCGCGGCGCGTGAAGCCCTGGTGGCAGCCGTGGCGCAGGCCGAGAGCCGTGCGATCGCGGACATTGCCGTGCGCAATGCGCTGACCAACGTGCTGCGCGAGCACCTGGTGAACCTGGCGCGCTACGTGAACAACGTGGCCGGCGGGGATGTGGAGAAGGCGCTGAGCAGCGGCTTTGAGCTGGCCAAACGGCCCGAACCCAGCACCAAGCTGGAGGCGCCGATGGGGCTGGAAGTGCGCCTGAGCGACTTTGAGGGGTGCCTCAACCTGAACTGGAAGCCGGTGGAGGATGCGCGGATGTACCAGGTGTACATCTGCGACACCGACCCGAGCGACCCGCAGGCCTGGAGCGTGGTGGCCGTGAGCAGCCGCACCCGTACGCGGATCACGGACCTCACCCCGGGCAAGTTCTACTCGTTCCGCGTGACGGCCCTGGGCCGCGTGGGCGAGGGCCCGGCGAGCGAAGTGAGCGGCCGCCGCGCCGCCTGA